A single Mesomycoplasma ovipneumoniae DNA region contains:
- a CDS encoding ABC transporter permease produces the protein MIKKKINFSIFSNFFFKKLEKNTSKSLSEKILSTFWAIFFGILVSFIFIWSFGYNPLKVYYTIVFKIAFAWNEVRNLLLITSIFIFASIAIAIPFKSGLFNIGLPAQMMISGIVSLMIVLNLTSINIYARLLIAAFLGILTSGILGALVGIFKSYLKINEVISTILLNWIIFYIGKFFLTSTSLDIGFKTTTLTSQTINETAFLTSIFLTRNFSIIMLFLALLFAFLIWFVLQKTSIGLSIKITGQNKDAANYAGINNKKTTIAVMTFSGIVGGIAGFAWYVFYRRSFTLQAGMPREGFDAILLALLAFNSPFGIIPISFFYSVLLIGTNALEAHSIALNQQTTQIIIGIIVYLSAISVIFIHFKPLKWTMNVWYLSRTGRFFSAKNAKNIKIKPTSRVHSNLSLLFIKPEKKEKIRNLQTEITNFENIKAELLTLFLYQKVNIFWIYRKIQKINIKLFLLKRAYLKIKNYDNTIIWKQKKKELKNNFDLDSALKSKNVEEKLAFFEQINQKRRKLNIELNELGYFDAKNNFNAFWQQIIEHHLQFRSLKSEIIEKFKLDQKAKKPLKTEEK, from the coding sequence ATGATTAAGAAAAAAATTAATTTTTCTATTTTTTCTAATTTTTTCTTTAAAAAATTAGAAAAAAACACCTCTAAAAGCTTATCTGAAAAGATTTTGTCTACTTTTTGGGCAATTTTCTTTGGAATTTTAGTCTCTTTTATTTTTATCTGATCATTTGGGTACAATCCGCTAAAAGTTTATTATACTATTGTTTTTAAGATCGCTTTTGCCTGAAATGAAGTTAGAAATTTACTATTAATTACGTCAATTTTCATTTTTGCTAGTATTGCAATTGCAATTCCTTTTAAATCAGGGTTATTTAACATCGGTCTTCCGGCACAAATGATGATTTCAGGGATAGTTTCCTTGATGATTGTCTTAAATTTAACATCAATTAATATTTATGCTCGACTATTAATAGCCGCATTTTTAGGAATTTTAACAAGCGGAATTCTGGGGGCACTAGTTGGTATTTTTAAATCTTATTTGAAAATAAATGAAGTTATTTCAACAATTTTATTAAATTGAATAATTTTTTATATTGGTAAATTTTTCCTTACATCAACAAGTCTTGACATCGGATTTAAAACCACAACACTAACTTCACAAACTATAAACGAGACGGCATTTTTAACATCCATATTTTTAACCCGTAATTTTTCAATAATAATGTTATTTTTAGCATTATTATTTGCATTTTTAATCTGGTTCGTTTTGCAAAAAACTTCAATCGGCCTCTCAATAAAAATCACCGGGCAAAATAAGGATGCTGCAAATTATGCCGGAATTAATAACAAAAAAACAACTATAGCAGTCATGACTTTCTCAGGAATTGTCGGCGGAATTGCCGGTTTTGCCTGATATGTTTTTTACAGAAGATCCTTTACACTTCAGGCCGGAATGCCACGAGAAGGTTTTGATGCTATTTTATTAGCGCTTTTAGCCTTTAACTCACCTTTTGGAATAATTCCAATATCATTTTTTTACTCAGTTCTTCTAATTGGAACAAACGCACTTGAGGCTCATTCAATCGCCTTAAATCAACAAACAACTCAAATTATCATTGGAATTATAGTGTATTTATCTGCTATATCCGTTATTTTCATTCATTTTAAGCCTCTAAAATGAACGATGAATGTTTGATACTTATCTAGAACAGGCCGATTTTTCAGTGCTAAAAATGCAAAAAATATAAAAATTAAGCCAACAAGTCGTGTTCACAGTAATTTAAGTTTATTGTTCATAAAACCTGAAAAAAAGGAAAAAATTAGGAATTTGCAAACAGAAATTACTAATTTTGAAAATATTAAAGCAGAACTTTTAACTTTATTTTTATACCAAAAAGTTAATATTTTTTGAATTTACAGAAAAATTCAAAAAATAAACATTAAACTTTTTTTACTAAAAAGAGCATACTTAAAAATTAAGAATTATGACAACACTATAATCTGAAAACAAAAAAAGAAAGAATTAAAAAACAATTTTGACCTAGATTCGGCGCTTAAGTCTAAAAATGTTGAGGAAAAATTAGCCTTTTTTGAGCAAATTAACCAAAAAAGGCGTAAATTAAATATTGAACTAAATGAATTAGGTTACTTTGATGCTAAAAATAATTTTAATGCCTTTTGACAGCAAATTATTGAACATCACCTTCAGTTTCGTAGTCTAAAATCTGAAATTATTGAAAAATTTAAATTAGACCAAAAAGCTAAAAAACCTTTAAAAACGGAGGAAAAATAA
- a CDS encoding ABC transporter permease — protein sequence MTWETVIPILALFFVFFSIITTGSIAGLYSEKAGVVNIAINGVMIIGATVYGLFSILFDVSNMAMQLILIPLAALFSGLFSLLHGFLTIKLKGNHIISGVALNILAPAIAFALLKIYGNSSRFESPVNELAFGPHRTFLNIFSLKLLIVTALIFVTWFVFSKTKFGLRFSAVGENPHAVAAAGINVNKMKWLGVFLSGLIAGIAGAFYFQYLGSSFTGDVQGLGFLSLTILIMGRWKIILIVIYGLIFSFLYTISISLAGNFGDFLAIIEAAPYLVTILILGLTSRKDLAPKALGIPYDKSLK from the coding sequence ATGACCTGAGAAACAGTTATTCCAATTTTAGCACTTTTCTTTGTTTTTTTCTCAATAATAACAACCGGATCGATAGCAGGACTCTATAGTGAAAAAGCTGGGGTTGTAAACATTGCAATCAACGGAGTTATGATTATTGGGGCGACAGTTTATGGTCTTTTTTCAATTCTTTTTGATGTTTCAAACATGGCGATGCAGTTAATTTTAATCCCACTTGCAGCGCTTTTTTCAGGATTATTTTCGCTACTGCATGGATTTTTAACAATAAAACTAAAAGGAAATCATATTATTTCAGGAGTAGCGCTTAACATTTTGGCCCCAGCAATTGCTTTTGCACTGCTTAAAATTTATGGAAATAGTAGTCGCTTTGAGTCACCAGTAAATGAACTTGCCTTTGGTCCACATCGAACATTTTTGAACATTTTTTCACTAAAATTACTAATTGTAACAGCATTAATTTTTGTAACTTGGTTTGTTTTTTCCAAAACAAAATTTGGACTTAGATTTTCAGCCGTTGGTGAAAATCCGCACGCTGTTGCTGCAGCCGGAATTAATGTTAATAAAATGAAATGACTTGGCGTTTTTCTTTCAGGTTTAATTGCCGGAATTGCAGGCGCTTTTTATTTCCAGTACCTGGGGTCTTCTTTTACTGGCGACGTTCAGGGGCTAGGATTTTTATCACTAACAATTTTAATTATGGGACGTTGAAAAATAATTTTAATTGTAATTTATGGCTTAATTTTCTCATTTTTATACACAATTTCAATTAGCCTAGCCGGAAATTTTGGTGACTTTTTAGCAATTATTGAAGCTGCACCATATTTAGTTACAATTTTAATTCTAGGTCTTACTTCCAGAAAAGATTTAGCGCCAAAAGCACTTGGAATACCTTATGATAAATCTTTAAAATAA
- a CDS encoding thymidine kinase, whose translation MYKKFFEGIIEVITGPMFSGKSDELIKRIKILTYANIKILVIKPLIDNRFSDCEIVSRSGLRIPTFSAKTTQEIKDLFAKEKYGAIAIDEIQFFAEDIIPFLDKIANKGIRVIVSGLDQDFRRKPFGVLPNLMAIAENVTKLQAVCTICKRAATTTARLVKSEKQNLIGDSAEYEARCRACHNL comes from the coding sequence ATGTACAAAAAATTTTTCGAAGGTATTATTGAAGTTATTACCGGCCCGATGTTTTCAGGCAAATCTGACGAACTAATCAAAAGAATAAAAATTCTAACTTATGCAAATATTAAGATTTTAGTAATAAAACCTTTAATTGACAACCGTTTTTCTGACTGCGAAATTGTTTCGCGCTCAGGTCTAAGAATTCCAACTTTTAGTGCTAAGACAACTCAGGAAATAAAAGATCTATTTGCAAAAGAAAAATATGGGGCAATTGCAATTGACGAGATTCAATTTTTTGCAGAAGATATCATTCCCTTTTTGGATAAAATTGCAAACAAGGGAATCCGCGTGATTGTCAGCGGCCTTGACCAGGATTTTCGTCGCAAACCCTTTGGTGTTTTGCCAAATTTAATGGCAATTGCTGAAAATGTCACCAAATTACAAGCGGTTTGCACAATTTGCAAACGCGCTGCAACCACAACAGCCCGCCTTGTTAAATCAGAAAAGCAAAACTTAATTGGTGATAGCGCCGAATACGAGGCGCGTTGCCGTGCTTGTCATAACCTATAA
- a CDS encoding HPr family phosphocarrier protein encodes MEIISGTVIDKLGFHARPASKVAKLATTFKSQIKIISGEKSGNAKSIMNIMALGIKMGSNFTIEVSGEDEITAAKAIKELIIAEKLILE; translated from the coding sequence ATGGAAATAATTTCAGGAACAGTAATAGACAAACTTGGTTTTCACGCCCGCCCTGCCTCAAAAGTTGCAAAATTAGCAACAACATTCAAATCACAAATTAAAATCATATCTGGTGAAAAATCAGGTAATGCCAAATCAATCATGAATATAATGGCTCTTGGAATTAAAATGGGATCAAATTTTACCATTGAAGTTTCAGGTGAAGACGAAATTACTGCCGCAAAAGCGATCAAAGAATTAATTATTGCCGAAAAATTAATTCTTGAATAA
- a CDS encoding glucose PTS transporter subunit IIA, which yields MSISLKSVFSEKIRKSTNNSGAGKLRKILSKLSGAFMLPISVMSIAGLLLGVGAAIANNAESLHNLKQFGQFIQALGDAVFAGLPVLFAIAFVIAFTDESGVAVFATLIGYLVFSSVQTVFITDVDIPDPADAKKSIGKGVSILFSGAGRDPAGLTRLVGGALGFRALQTSVFGGIAVGLVVQYLYNRFHTIQLPQMISFYGGKRFVALITIPVMGLLAFVFLIFWPWIGIGLNLFGASLAKVPYGFESFIFGYIERSLIPFGLHHVFYAPLWFSSAGGDAGATIADWAKDQGIEVIQKTTEAANQTQVIYEVVASGKVIPGDSLKEILLDHAQNKDKFVGDSTASIYLLKFANTIDYTEDGKAVSIPLFTFLENHGFKVGRFADGKFSGMMFGLPAAAAAMIMAAPKENRKVTAGTVIPAAGTSFVTGVTEPIEFTFLFLSPLLFWGFHAFMMALSFMFANLAGVHIPMVFSGGVLDLLIYGAVPVQKGTNFWWVLVVGLAYAPIYYFVFLFVIKWKNLETPGRGTTTKLFTKSDYLARKDSSKSASSVDPQVLAIVDGYGGIDNITNFNNCASRLRYDIKDLSLVDEQKLKAAGVVAIKVEGQHHVQAILGPIAEQMNAKINSQRDLIKAMSQDEIDAILKNKPAKPMPEKVEMTKCENKTCHLPEEIYSPATGELIELAQVKDGVFSEEKLGKGFAIRVGNTGKKDIFSPINGQIKMVFNTKHAIGFASKDNKTQVLIHIGIDTVELQGQGIEVFVEAGQDISVGDKVASVDLDYLTQSGIKNTDIIVVILHESDKKEFQFKVPLQNINQLPVLVGKSLPTKKQ from the coding sequence ATGTCCATTTCACTTAAATCAGTTTTCAGTGAAAAAATAAGAAAGAGCACCAACAACTCTGGTGCTGGGAAATTGCGTAAAATTTTGTCCAAATTATCTGGCGCTTTTATGCTTCCAATCTCAGTTATGTCCATTGCTGGTCTGCTCTTAGGAGTTGGTGCTGCGATTGCAAACAACGCCGAATCGCTTCATAACCTTAAACAATTTGGGCAATTTATCCAAGCCCTAGGTGATGCTGTTTTTGCCGGTTTACCGGTTTTATTTGCGATTGCCTTTGTTATTGCCTTTACCGATGAGTCCGGTGTGGCTGTTTTTGCAACATTAATTGGATATCTTGTTTTCTCATCAGTCCAAACAGTCTTTATCACTGATGTTGATATTCCTGATCCTGCTGATGCTAAAAAAAGCATTGGTAAAGGGGTTTCTATTTTATTCTCTGGTGCAGGACGTGATCCAGCCGGATTAACAAGGCTTGTTGGTGGTGCTCTCGGATTTAGGGCACTTCAAACCTCAGTTTTTGGTGGAATAGCTGTTGGACTTGTTGTTCAATATCTATATAATCGCTTTCATACAATTCAATTACCACAAATGATTTCATTTTATGGAGGTAAAAGATTTGTTGCATTAATCACAATTCCGGTAATGGGGCTTTTAGCTTTTGTTTTCCTAATTTTCTGACCATGAATAGGAATTGGGCTTAACCTCTTTGGTGCTTCACTTGCAAAAGTTCCTTATGGATTTGAGTCATTTATTTTTGGTTACATCGAAAGATCTCTAATTCCTTTTGGTCTACACCATGTTTTCTACGCGCCACTTTGATTCTCATCAGCCGGAGGAGACGCAGGTGCAACTATCGCTGACTGAGCAAAAGATCAAGGAATTGAAGTTATTCAAAAAACTACAGAAGCTGCAAATCAAACACAAGTAATTTACGAAGTAGTTGCTAGCGGTAAAGTAATTCCTGGTGATTCACTTAAAGAAATTTTACTTGACCATGCTCAAAATAAAGATAAATTTGTTGGTGACTCAACAGCTTCAATTTATTTATTGAAATTTGCTAACACAATCGATTACACCGAAGATGGAAAAGCAGTTTCAATCCCATTATTTACCTTTTTAGAAAACCATGGTTTCAAAGTTGGTAGATTTGCTGACGGTAAATTCTCAGGAATGATGTTCGGTCTTCCAGCAGCTGCAGCAGCCATGATTATGGCAGCGCCAAAAGAAAATCGAAAAGTTACTGCAGGAACTGTTATTCCAGCAGCAGGAACTTCATTTGTAACTGGTGTTACAGAACCGATTGAATTTACATTCCTATTCTTATCTCCACTACTTTTCTGAGGATTCCACGCATTTATGATGGCCCTTTCCTTCATGTTTGCGAATTTAGCCGGAGTTCACATTCCAATGGTCTTCTCAGGTGGAGTTCTTGACCTTTTAATTTATGGAGCCGTTCCTGTCCAAAAAGGTACAAATTTCTGGTGAGTTTTAGTAGTAGGGCTTGCTTATGCACCAATTTACTACTTTGTTTTCCTATTTGTTATCAAATGGAAAAACCTTGAAACTCCTGGAAGAGGAACAACTACCAAATTATTTACAAAATCTGATTATTTAGCACGTAAAGATAGTTCAAAATCTGCCTCATCAGTTGACCCACAAGTTCTTGCGATCGTTGATGGATATGGTGGAATTGATAATATTACCAATTTTAATAACTGTGCATCACGTCTTCGTTATGACATTAAAGATTTATCACTTGTTGACGAACAAAAATTAAAAGCTGCCGGCGTTGTTGCTATAAAAGTTGAAGGACAACACCATGTTCAGGCAATTTTAGGGCCAATCGCTGAGCAAATGAATGCAAAAATTAATTCCCAACGTGATTTAATTAAAGCTATGTCTCAAGACGAAATTGACGCAATTTTGAAAAACAAACCAGCTAAACCTATGCCAGAAAAAGTTGAAATGACTAAGTGTGAAAACAAAACTTGCCACTTGCCAGAAGAAATTTATTCTCCAGCAACAGGTGAATTAATTGAATTAGCACAAGTAAAAGACGGAGTATTTTCTGAAGAAAAATTAGGGAAAGGTTTTGCTATTCGTGTTGGAAACACCGGTAAAAAAGATATTTTTTCACCAATTAATGGTCAAATTAAAATGGTCTTTAATACCAAACACGCAATTGGATTTGCTTCTAAAGATAATAAAACCCAAGTTTTAATTCACATCGGAATTGATACTGTCGAACTTCAAGGTCAAGGTATTGAGGTTTTTGTTGAAGCTGGACAAGATATTAGTGTTGGAGATAAAGTTGCTAGCGTTGATCTTGATTATTTAACTCAATCAGGAATAAAAAATACCGATATTATCGTTGTTATTCTTCACGAGTCAGATAAAAAAGAATTCCAATTTAAAGTTCCTTTACAAAACATTAATCAACTCCCAGTGCTAGTTGGTAAATCATTACCAACCAAAAAACAATAA